The following are encoded together in the Ralstonia insidiosa genome:
- a CDS encoding DUF4188 domain-containing protein: MCAYPQALATSETHRFMINKGRLTAKFDENFVVFLIGMRVNQPLKVHKWWPVATAMPRMIKELSRRPELGFLHAEMWFGRTTLMVQYWRSVEHLLHYAKDREAEHLPAWRAFNQRGRGTDAAVGIWHETYLVSPGTYENIYVDMPPFGLGKVGALEPATKGRQSAADRLRGS; this comes from the coding sequence ATGTGCGCGTATCCTCAGGCGCTTGCCACCTCTGAAACACACAGATTCATGATCAATAAAGGGCGCCTCACCGCCAAATTTGACGAAAACTTCGTCGTATTCTTGATCGGCATGCGGGTGAATCAGCCCCTCAAGGTGCATAAATGGTGGCCCGTCGCCACAGCAATGCCCCGCATGATCAAGGAGCTGAGTCGCCGTCCCGAGTTGGGATTCCTGCACGCCGAGATGTGGTTCGGCCGCACAACGCTGATGGTGCAATACTGGCGTTCAGTCGAACATCTATTGCACTACGCTAAAGATCGTGAAGCGGAACATTTGCCCGCTTGGCGAGCGTTCAACCAGCGGGGCCGGGGAACCGATGCAGCCGTCGGCATCTGGCATGAAACGTACTTGGTTTCGCCGGGTACCTACGAAAACATCTATGTCGACATGCCGCCATTCGGCTTGGGGAAAGTCGGTGCCCTTGAGCCGGCAACAAAGGGCAGGCAATCCGCCGCGGACCGGCTCCGTGGCAGCTAA
- a CDS encoding NAD(P)/FAD-dependent oxidoreductase yields the protein MLRLSEVKLPLDHAEDDLDAAVRARLKDLGVAADGLVRYTVFRRAHDARKRSDIKLTYIVDVEVKNEAAVLKRIAGKPHCGVTPDMTYRFVAQAPEHTTRPRPVVIGMGPCGLFAGLILAQMGFRPIILERGKAVRERTKDTFGLWRKSVLNPESNVQFGEGGAGTFSDGKLYSQIKDPHHYGRKVLEEFVKAGAPEDILYLSRPHIGTFRLVSMVEKMRATIHELGGEVRFETRVDDIEIDQGKVRSLKLSNGETLRCDHVVLAVGHSARDTFQMLHDRGVYMEAKPFSLGFRIEHPQGLIDRARFGKFAGHKQLGAADYKVVHHCSNGRAVYSFCMCPGGTVVAATSEPGRVVTNGMSQYSRAERNANAGIVVGITPEDYPGGPLAGIAFQRKWEERAFELGGGNYQAPGQLVGDFIAGRPSTSLGSVIPSYKPGVHPTDLSTALPDYVIEAIREALPQLDKKIAGFALHDAVLTGVETRTSSPLRIRRKDDYQSMNVEGLYPAGEGAGYAGGIYSAAIDGIEVAQAVALNLTSTHAS from the coding sequence ATGTTACGTTTAAGCGAAGTCAAACTCCCTCTGGACCATGCCGAAGACGATCTTGACGCCGCAGTTCGCGCGCGCCTCAAGGATCTCGGCGTTGCGGCAGACGGGCTCGTCCGTTACACCGTATTCCGCCGTGCCCACGATGCACGCAAGCGCTCGGATATCAAGCTGACCTACATCGTCGACGTCGAAGTCAAGAACGAGGCAGCCGTGCTCAAGCGGATCGCCGGCAAGCCGCATTGCGGGGTGACGCCGGACATGACCTACCGCTTCGTTGCGCAGGCACCCGAGCACACAACGCGCCCGCGTCCGGTGGTGATCGGCATGGGGCCGTGCGGTCTGTTCGCAGGACTGATCCTCGCGCAGATGGGGTTCCGTCCCATCATCCTCGAACGTGGCAAGGCCGTGCGCGAGCGCACCAAGGACACCTTTGGCCTGTGGCGCAAGAGCGTGCTCAATCCGGAATCCAACGTGCAGTTCGGCGAAGGCGGGGCCGGGACGTTCTCCGACGGCAAGCTGTACAGCCAGATCAAGGATCCGCACCACTATGGCCGCAAGGTGCTCGAGGAATTCGTCAAGGCGGGCGCACCGGAAGACATCCTGTATCTGAGCCGACCGCACATCGGCACGTTCCGCCTCGTCAGCATGGTGGAAAAAATGCGCGCCACCATCCACGAACTGGGCGGCGAAGTACGCTTCGAAACCCGGGTTGACGATATCGAAATCGATCAGGGCAAGGTCCGCTCGCTCAAGCTCTCGAACGGAGAAACACTGCGGTGCGACCACGTCGTGCTGGCCGTTGGCCACAGCGCCCGCGACACATTCCAGATGCTGCACGATCGCGGTGTGTATATGGAAGCGAAGCCGTTTTCCCTGGGGTTTCGCATCGAACATCCGCAGGGGCTGATCGATCGCGCCCGCTTCGGCAAGTTTGCAGGCCACAAGCAACTCGGCGCAGCCGACTACAAGGTGGTCCACCACTGCAGCAATGGCCGGGCGGTCTACAGCTTTTGCATGTGCCCAGGCGGCACGGTGGTGGCGGCAACCTCCGAGCCGGGCCGCGTCGTCACCAATGGCATGAGCCAGTATTCCCGGGCCGAGCGCAACGCGAATGCAGGCATCGTCGTCGGCATCACGCCGGAAGACTATCCCGGCGGGCCGTTGGCAGGCATCGCGTTCCAGCGCAAATGGGAAGAGCGGGCATTCGAACTCGGCGGCGGCAACTACCAGGCGCCCGGTCAACTGGTCGGCGATTTCATCGCCGGCCGGCCGTCGACGTCGCTTGGTTCCGTCATCCCGTCGTACAAGCCGGGCGTGCACCCGACCGATCTCAGCACGGCGCTCCCGGACTACGTGATCGAAGCCATCCGTGAAGCACTCCCCCAGCTCGATAAGAAGATCGCAGGCTTCGCGCTGCACGATGCCGTGCTCACCGGCGTGGAGACGCGCACTTCGTCACCGCTGCGGATTCGACGCAAAGACGACTACCAAAGCATGAACGTCGAAGGTCTGTATCCGGCTGGCGAAGGTGCCGGGTATGCCGGTGGGATCTACTCGGCGGCCATCGACGGCATCGAAGTGGCGCAAGCGGTGGCACTCAATCTGACATCGACGCACGCGTCCTGA
- the purL gene encoding phosphoribosylformylglycinamidine synthase → MAHFSCFPGALALSAFRQQRLLSTLKRIDPEIEAVSAQYLHFVAADTPLSADESARVQALLTYGSPAPADVEGDRFVVIPRFGTISPWASKATEIARHCALPQIHRIERGVEFTVTRKKGLLGALTGSRKHLDDATRAAVAEHLHDRMTEVVIDSREAGYGLFDVLPAKALRFVDIAGGRQALEAANVEMGLALSDDEIDYLVDAYRKLERNPTDVELMMFAQANSEHCRHKIFNADWTIDGETQDKSLFAMIRNTHQLAPQGTIVAYSDNAAVMEGGMAERWFPHAGTEAATGVPQYNRREALTHTLMKVETHNHPTAISPFPGASTGAGGEIRDEGATGRGAKPKAGLTGFTVSNLLLPEAVQSWENARDTAQPVAHRNPDEAAAGPIGKPERIASPLQIMIEGPIGGAAFNNEFGRPNLGGYFRVYEQNVGGTVRGYHKPIMIAGGIGNIDAGHTHKHGLPAGTLLIALGGPGMRIGMGGGAASSMATGTNTADLDFDSVQRGNPEMQRRAQEVINACWALGADNPILSIHDVGAGGISNAFPEIVDGAEKGARFDLRQVHLEESGLSPAEIWCNESQERYTLAIAPGDFPRFQAMCERERAPFSVVGFATDEQQLQVVDSDAPVDSADHFPVNMPMDVLLGKPPRMHRDVHRVSQELPEVDVTGLDLEVVARDVLRHPTVASKSFLITIGDRTVGGLNTRDQMVGPWQVPVADVAVTTLDYKGYTGEAMTMGERTPLAVINAPASGRMAIGESITNIAAAPIDSLTQLKLSANWMAACGVNGEDARLYDTVKAVGMELCPALGISIPVGKDSLSMRTKWEDDGTAKEVVAPVSLIVSAFAPVTDVRKTLTPQLKQVESANAPADTTLILIDLGRGKNRMGGSILAQVTQQIGNSVPDVDDAEDLKRFFAAIQQLNASGSLLAYHDRSDGGLWATVCEMAFAGHCGVSINVDMLTLDDAADHGDAKNWAQQVSGRRADLTLRALFSEELGAVIQVPLAQRDAVFAVLREHGLSGCSHVIGAPNANGHIEIWRDAKKVFSASRIELQRTWTDVSWRIASLRDNPECTQSEYDILLDAEDPGISPKLTFDIAEDVAAPFIATGARPRMAILREQGVNSQIEMAYAMDKAGFETYDVHMSDLLAGRTTLAGFKGFVACGGFSYGDVLGAGEGWAKTILFNSMLAEQFAAFFNRTDSIALGVCNGCQMMANLAPIIPGAGAWPKFTRNQSEQYEGRLVTVQVDASPSIFYAGMEGSRIPIVVAHGEGYADFSQQGDIDKVAVGLRYVDNRGEVTQTYPLNPNGSPQGIASVTTHDGRFTALMPHPERVFRAVQMSWHPKEWEAAGDGSSPWMRMFRNARKWMG, encoded by the coding sequence ATGGCGCATTTCTCGTGCTTTCCCGGCGCTCTCGCGCTGTCCGCCTTCCGCCAGCAACGCCTGCTTTCCACCCTCAAGCGCATCGATCCGGAGATCGAAGCCGTCAGTGCCCAGTACCTGCACTTCGTGGCTGCCGACACGCCGCTGTCGGCCGATGAATCTGCCCGTGTGCAAGCGCTGCTGACCTACGGCTCGCCCGCACCGGCCGATGTCGAGGGCGACCGCTTCGTGGTCATCCCGCGCTTCGGCACGATTTCGCCGTGGGCCAGCAAGGCGACCGAAATCGCCCGCCACTGCGCGCTGCCGCAGATCCACCGCATCGAACGCGGCGTGGAGTTCACCGTCACCCGCAAGAAGGGCCTCCTGGGGGCGCTCACCGGCAGCCGCAAACATCTGGACGACGCCACCCGCGCCGCCGTGGCCGAACACCTGCACGACCGCATGACCGAAGTGGTGATCGACTCGCGCGAAGCCGGCTACGGCCTGTTCGACGTGCTGCCCGCCAAGGCATTGCGCTTTGTCGATATCGCCGGTGGTCGCCAAGCGCTGGAAGCCGCCAACGTCGAAATGGGCCTGGCCCTGTCCGACGACGAAATCGACTATCTGGTCGACGCCTACCGCAAGCTCGAACGCAACCCGACCGACGTCGAGTTGATGATGTTCGCGCAGGCCAACAGCGAGCACTGCCGCCACAAGATCTTCAACGCCGACTGGACCATCGACGGCGAAACGCAGGACAAGTCGCTCTTCGCGATGATCCGCAACACGCACCAGCTCGCGCCGCAGGGCACGATCGTGGCGTATTCGGACAATGCCGCGGTGATGGAAGGCGGCATGGCCGAGCGCTGGTTCCCGCACGCGGGCACCGAAGCCGCAACGGGCGTGCCGCAATACAACCGTCGCGAGGCGCTCACGCACACGCTGATGAAGGTGGAGACGCACAACCACCCGACGGCCATTTCGCCGTTCCCGGGCGCGTCGACTGGCGCGGGCGGTGAGATCCGCGACGAAGGTGCGACCGGTCGTGGCGCCAAGCCGAAGGCAGGCCTGACTGGCTTTACCGTGTCGAACCTGCTGCTGCCCGAAGCCGTGCAATCGTGGGAAAACGCCCGCGACACCGCACAGCCCGTGGCACACCGCAATCCCGACGAAGCTGCAGCCGGCCCCATCGGCAAGCCTGAGCGCATCGCCTCGCCGCTGCAGATCATGATCGAAGGCCCGATCGGCGGCGCCGCGTTCAACAACGAATTCGGCCGGCCCAACCTGGGTGGCTATTTCCGTGTCTACGAGCAGAACGTGGGCGGCACCGTGCGCGGCTATCACAAGCCGATCATGATTGCCGGCGGCATCGGCAATATCGATGCCGGCCACACGCACAAGCACGGCCTGCCGGCCGGCACGCTGCTGATTGCACTGGGCGGCCCCGGCATGCGCATCGGCATGGGCGGCGGTGCTGCCAGCTCGATGGCCACCGGCACCAACACGGCCGACCTGGACTTCGACTCGGTCCAGCGCGGTAACCCCGAAATGCAGCGCCGCGCGCAGGAAGTCATCAATGCGTGCTGGGCGCTGGGTGCAGACAACCCGATCCTGTCGATTCACGACGTGGGCGCGGGCGGTATCTCCAACGCTTTCCCGGAAATCGTGGACGGCGCGGAGAAGGGCGCACGCTTCGACCTGCGCCAGGTGCACCTGGAAGAGTCGGGCCTGAGCCCCGCAGAAATCTGGTGCAACGAATCGCAGGAGCGCTACACGCTGGCGATCGCCCCGGGTGATTTCCCGCGCTTCCAGGCCATGTGCGAGCGCGAGCGCGCGCCGTTCTCGGTGGTCGGTTTCGCCACGGATGAACAGCAACTGCAAGTGGTCGACAGCGATGCCCCGGTCGATAGCGCCGACCATTTCCCGGTCAACATGCCGATGGACGTGCTGCTCGGCAAGCCGCCGCGCATGCACCGCGACGTGCACCGCGTGTCGCAGGAGCTGCCGGAAGTCGATGTCACCGGCCTGGATCTGGAAGTTGTTGCGCGCGACGTGCTGCGCCACCCAACCGTCGCCAGCAAGTCGTTCCTCATCACCATCGGCGACCGCACCGTCGGCGGTCTGAACACGCGCGACCAGATGGTCGGCCCGTGGCAAGTGCCGGTGGCCGACGTTGCCGTCACCACGCTCGACTACAAGGGCTACACCGGCGAAGCAATGACGATGGGCGAGCGCACGCCGCTGGCCGTCATCAACGCACCGGCATCGGGCCGCATGGCGATTGGCGAGTCCATCACCAACATCGCTGCTGCGCCGATCGATTCGCTCACGCAACTCAAGCTGTCGGCCAACTGGATGGCCGCCTGCGGCGTGAACGGCGAAGACGCCCGTCTGTACGACACCGTCAAGGCGGTCGGCATGGAGCTGTGCCCGGCGCTGGGCATCAGCATTCCGGTGGGCAAGGATTCGTTGTCGATGCGCACCAAGTGGGAAGACGACGGCACGGCCAAGGAAGTGGTCGCGCCGGTGTCGCTCATCGTCTCGGCGTTCGCGCCCGTGACGGACGTGCGCAAGACGCTCACCCCGCAACTCAAGCAAGTCGAATCGGCCAATGCGCCGGCCGACACCACGCTGATCCTCATCGACCTGGGCCGCGGCAAGAACCGCATGGGCGGCAGCATCCTCGCGCAGGTCACACAGCAGATCGGTAACAGCGTGCCGGACGTGGATGACGCGGAAGACCTCAAGCGCTTCTTCGCGGCAATCCAACAACTGAACGCCAGCGGTTCGCTGCTCGCTTACCACGATCGTTCCGACGGCGGCCTGTGGGCGACCGTCTGCGAAATGGCGTTTGCCGGCCACTGCGGCGTGTCGATCAACGTCGACATGCTCACACTGGACGATGCAGCCGACCACGGCGACGCCAAGAACTGGGCACAGCAAGTCTCCGGTCGTCGTGCCGATCTGACGCTGCGCGCACTGTTCTCTGAAGAACTCGGCGCCGTCATTCAAGTGCCGCTGGCCCAGCGCGACGCCGTCTTCGCGGTGCTGCGCGAGCATGGCCTGTCCGGTTGCAGCCACGTCATCGGCGCACCGAACGCCAACGGCCACATCGAAATCTGGCGCGACGCCAAGAAGGTGTTCAGCGCCTCGCGCATCGAACTGCAACGCACCTGGACGGACGTCTCCTGGCGCATCGCCAGCCTGCGCGACAACCCCGAGTGCACGCAGAGCGAATACGACATCCTCTTGGATGCCGAAGACCCGGGCATCTCGCCCAAGCTCACGTTTGACATTGCAGAAGACGTGGCCGCGCCGTTCATCGCCACGGGCGCTCGCCCGCGCATGGCGATCCTGCGTGAGCAGGGCGTCAACTCGCAGATCGAAATGGCCTACGCGATGGACAAGGCCGGCTTCGAGACCTACGACGTCCACATGAGCGACCTGCTGGCCGGCCGCACCACGCTGGCCGGCTTCAAGGGCTTCGTCGCCTGCGGCGGTTTCAGCTACGGCGACGTGCTGGGCGCGGGCGAGGGCTGGGCGAAGACGATTCTCTTCAACAGCATGCTGGCCGAGCAGTTCGCGGCGTTCTTCAATCGCACCGACTCGATCGCGCTGGGCGTGTGCAACGGCTGCCAGATGATGGCGAACCTCGCCCCGATCATCCCGGGCGCCGGCGCATGGCCGAAGTTCACGCGCAACCAGTCGGAACAGTACGAAGGCCGCTTGGTGACGGTGCAGGTGGATGCATCCCCGTCGATCTTCTACGCGGGTATGGAAGGCAGCCGCATCCCCATCGTCGTCGCGCACGGCGAGGGCTATGCCGACTTCTCGCAGCAAGGCGACATCGACAAGGTGGCCGTCGGCCTGCGCTACGTCGACAACCGCGGCGAAGTCACGCAGACGTACCCGCTGAACCCGAACGGCTCGCCGCAGGGCATTGCCTCGGTGACGACGCACGACGGCCGATTCACTGCGCTGATGCCGCACCCGGAACGCGTGTTCCGCGCCGTGCAGATGAGCTGGCATCCGAAGGAATGGGAAGCCGCCGGTGACGGCAGCAGCCCGTGGATGCGCATGTTCCGCAACGCACGCAAGTGGATGGGTTGA
- a CDS encoding GNAT family N-acetyltransferase: MTMHFSAIPHANLSHLTWDWKAFSTLVPHEVYTMLKVRSDVFVVEQNCAYSDIDNLDINAWHLFAWDGSALAAYLRVLPPDANDSDIRIGRVLTSPHHRGIRLGHALLERSMQHIAAQWADVPMRLHAQAHLQKFYGAFGFKAISDVHDEDGIPHVWMRSE; the protein is encoded by the coding sequence ATGACCATGCATTTCTCCGCAATACCACATGCAAACCTCAGCCATCTCACGTGGGATTGGAAAGCGTTTAGTACGCTCGTCCCCCATGAGGTCTACACCATGCTCAAGGTGCGTTCCGACGTATTTGTAGTGGAGCAGAACTGCGCCTATAGCGACATCGACAATCTCGATATCAACGCGTGGCATCTGTTTGCGTGGGATGGCTCGGCACTGGCCGCTTATCTGCGTGTATTGCCGCCGGATGCAAACGATAGCGATATTCGCATTGGCCGTGTGTTGACGTCGCCCCATCACCGCGGCATCAGGCTTGGTCACGCATTGCTTGAACGTTCAATGCAGCATATCGCTGCGCAATGGGCGGACGTGCCCATGCGTTTGCACGCGCAGGCGCATTTGCAGAAGTTCTATGGTGCGTTCGGCTTCAAAGCGATTTCAGACGTGCATGATGAAGATGGGATCCCGCACGTTTGGATGCGTTCGGAATAA
- a CDS encoding Pr6Pr family membrane protein, which yields MAELANASPMRLARAWQAVLAAVIVVALIVQLSVTVSGVGSQVSLATRLVRLFSYFTIQSNLLVAVAAISLVLDPARDGTWWRVLRLDGLLGIATTGLVFHIVLAPISKATGLALLASNGFHYVSPWMALVGWLLFGPRPRIGWSTVALSLIWPAVWLAYTFVHGALSGWYPYPFLNVAKIGYPAALANTVAVLGGAGVLVLLFKGLDRWVPAPLSSMRRERGAAIGRI from the coding sequence GTGGCTGAGTTGGCCAATGCATCACCGATGCGGCTGGCACGGGCATGGCAAGCCGTGTTGGCCGCCGTCATTGTCGTTGCACTGATCGTGCAGCTCAGCGTGACCGTCAGTGGTGTGGGTAGCCAGGTCTCGCTTGCCACGCGGCTTGTCCGGTTGTTCAGCTACTTCACCATCCAAAGCAACCTCCTGGTTGCGGTGGCTGCCATCTCTCTCGTGCTGGACCCTGCGCGCGATGGCACATGGTGGCGCGTACTCAGGCTGGATGGTTTGCTCGGCATCGCGACGACGGGGCTGGTGTTTCACATCGTGCTTGCGCCGATCTCGAAGGCAACGGGGTTGGCGCTTTTGGCGTCAAACGGCTTTCACTACGTCTCGCCATGGATGGCGCTGGTCGGCTGGCTGCTGTTTGGCCCCCGGCCCCGCATCGGGTGGTCGACCGTGGCGCTGTCGCTTATCTGGCCGGCGGTGTGGCTGGCGTACACCTTTGTGCACGGCGCGTTGAGTGGGTGGTATCCCTATCCGTTCTTGAATGTGGCGAAGATCGGGTATCCGGCTGCGTTGGCGAATACGGTGGCGGTGTTGGGTGGGGCGGGTGTCCTGGTCTTGTTGTTCAAGGGGCTGGACCGTTGGGTACCGGCCCCGCTGTCGTCAATGCGCCGTGAGCGCGGGGCAGCGATTGGCCGGATTTGA